In the Sarcophilus harrisii chromosome 1, mSarHar1.11, whole genome shotgun sequence genome, one interval contains:
- the NPBWR1 gene encoding neuropeptides B/W receptor type 1 has product MYNLTSSPGAMNSSCPNPERGCSQELAEDVVGEAGGHNASSPELALQPLYIAVPVIYSVICAVGLTGNTAVLYVLLRAPKMKTVTNLFILNLAIADELFTLVLPINIADYLLLQWPFGELMCKLIISIDQYNTFSSLYFLTVMSIDRYLVVLATVESRKMAFRTYRAAKAVSLAVWFLVTLIVLPFTIFAQLYEEEGRLQCVLVFPQPESFWWKVSRIYTLILGFAIPVSTICILYTIMLCRLRSMQLDSHAKALDRAKKRVTLMVLVILAVCLFCWTPYHLSTVVALTTDIPQTPVIIGVSYFITSLSYANSCLNPFLYAFLDDNFRKSFRKLVECRASP; this is encoded by the coding sequence ATGTACAATTTAACTTCCAGTCCCGGAGCAATGAACTCGTCCTGCCCGAATCCAGAGCGGGGCTGCTCCCAGGAGCTGGCAGAAGACGTTGTGGGAGAGGCCGGGGGCCATAACGCCTCTAGCCCCGAGCTTGCCCTACAGCCCCTGTATATAGCTGTGCCCGTCATCTACTCCGTGATCTGCGCAGTGGGGCTGACAGGCAACACAGCGGTTCTCTATGTCCTGCTTCGGGCACCCAAGATGAAGACGGTCACCAACTTGTTCATCCTGAATCTAGCCATTGCAGATGAGCTCTTTACGCTGGTGCTGCCTATCAACATTGCTGACTACCTTCTACTGCAGTGGCCCTTCGGGGAGCTGATGTGTAAACTCATCATCTCTATAGACCAGTACAATACCTTCTCCAGCCTATACTTCCTCACAGTTATGAGCATCGACCGCTACCTGGTGGTGTTGGCCACTGTCGAATCACGCAAGATGGCCTTTCGTACTTACCGGGCGGCCAAGGCAGTCAGTTTGGCAGTCTGGTTCCTGGTCACTCTTATTGTCCTGCCCTTCACAATCTTCGCCCAGCTTTACGAAGAGGAGGGTCGCCTCCAGTGCGTCCTGGTCTTTCCCCAGCCAGAGAGTTTTTGGTGGAAGGTGAGCCGCATCTACACACTTATCCTGGGATTCGCCATTCCTGTGTCCACTATCTGCATCCTCTACACTATCATGCTGTGTCGGTTGCGATCCATGCAGCTGGACAGCCATGCCAAAGCCCTAGATAGGGCCAAGAAGCGTGTGACCCTCATGGTGCTGGTCATCCTGGCTGTGTGTCTTTTCTGCTGGACGCCTTATCACCTTAGCACCGTGGTCGCTCTCACCACAGATATCCCGCAAACTCCAGTCATCATCGGAGTCTCCTACTTCATCACCAGCCTGAGCTATGCTAATAGCTGCCTCAATCCTTTCCTCTATGCTTTTCTCGATGACAACTTTCGGAAAAGCTTCCGGAAGCTGGTAGAGTGTCGGGCCTCTCCCTGA